ACCACACCTCCAACACAGCAAATTACAGGTACCATCGATTTTTAATTACTCTTTTCAATAGTAGTTTTTGATCACGTTCTTTCTCCTGTGCTCTTCTCCAGCGACAGTGGACATTGTCCTCAGGGTGAAGCCTCCACCATTCGATGACGATCTACAGCCATTAGATATCGTTGATCTTTTAAGGGCTGCTGTTGATGATGTCTCGGTACCATTTGAGATAGCAGATAATTTAACACTAACAAGCTGGAATTTGACCACAGGTGAGAACTTCTTTCAATTTATTAATCCCACGGATAAATGGATGAGTTTAATGTTTCTAAATAGGTTACTAATACATTTGTGACGGTGTCTTTTAAGCCTGCTATCCAAACTCTACGGGAGGACGACACAAGTGTCAATGTGAGGATTTGTTTGgatggtcatgtgacatatGTGACACTTTTGACACGTGCAGCAATATCAGCACACCAACGTGTGACTGCGTTTTTGGAATTCCTTCATTTGGGCAGTTCTGTGAACCAATTTCAAGTAAGTGGGTCCTGTAGAAAATTGTCGAAATAACAGTTGCCAGCGATTGTACATTCTACCATTTCCCTCTGCTAAATAGAATTTGAAGCAGCAACAGAATTATATTGCTAATATTATTAGGGTAATGTTATTGATGGTTTTGAATAATTGGGGCATGACCCGAATGATGGCCCAATTGCTTTGAGTTCTTTAGCAGTAGTTTGATATCTCATTGTACCTCTTCAACGAGTTTGCTAGCAATGTTTTGTGCCTGGATGAGCATAGATGCATCCATGCATGCTAAAGATAGAACCAATGCACCACACCAGTTACCTTTCTTAAATGGGGCATCAAAACCCCAGTCCACCAATCCAAAAGTACGGTCGGTGCCAAAAATCCACCGATTGGCATAAAGACATTGTTATGGCCCCAGAACAAACaaagtttttaaatgttctgGTTTTGGGTTGACAACATTTCTTTTGAATATATCTTGTTGTATgttattcaacttttttttcattttttctccaGTTCTTCCTCCGTGTCAACCACAAATGATAGAAGGTATTGTCCTATTGtaaattctttgttttgtggtgATCTATTCTTTAATCCCACGCTGTATCATAAAACTCGTAACAGGCTTGTCCCATTATGGGCAGGAAGGTTATCTTGTCATAGTCTTTTCTCTAAGTTCTTTTTTGTGAatcttgttttaattttaatacaAATACAGACAGTTTGACCATTTTACGCTTGCAAGCGGAGAAAGCCATCAGCACCCTGTGTGGTACAGAGGTGCTCGAAAGCAGTTTTACTTTCGCTTCTTGCGAgagaatatttattgagaaaaagcagggtgggggtgagagtgaacAGATTTCAAGGGTCACCTCTGcaaactggttaatcagtgcagAGGGTCTTAGctctttgttttacaaggttgTGGAAACAGATACTAGTGGAGCGTTTTAGATAACTAattaagcaagaatgtttccacacctAACAACAGACATTTTGCTACCAAATCTTCCAATGTACATAGCTCTATtgtatatgaaaaaaaagcaccacaAAAGATTTGATAAGGATAAGCCAAAATCATAACGAATGGCCTTAATGTCAATTACTTCCTTTCGTTCTTTCTCCTGTGCTCTTCTTCAGCGACAGTGGACATTATCCTCAGGGTGAAGCCTCCACCATCCGACGATGATCTACAGCCATTAGATATTGTTGATCTTTTGAGGGCTGCTGTTGATGATGTCTCTGTACCATTTGAGATAGCAGATGATTTAACACTAACAAGCTGGAATTTGACCACAGGTGAGAACTTCTTTCAATTTATTAATCCCATGGATAAATGGATGAATTTAATGTTTCCAAATAGGTTACTAATACATTTGTGACGATGTCTTTTAAGCCTGCTATCCAAACTCTACGGGAGGACGACACAAGTGTCAGTGTGAGGATATGTTTCgatggtcatgtgacatctgTGACACTTTTGATACATGCAGCAATGACAGTACACTAACGTGTGACTGCATTTTGGGAATTCCTTCATTTGGGCAGTTCTGTGAACCAATTTCACGTAAGTGGGTCCTGTATAAAATTGTCGAAATTACAGTTGCCAGCGATTGTACATTCTACCATTTCCCTCTGCTAAATAGAATTTGAAGCAGCAACAGAATTATATTGCTAATATTATTAGGGTAATGTTATTGATGGTTTTGAATAATTGGGGCATGACCCGAATGATGGCCCAATTGCTTTGAGTTCTTTAGCAGTAGTTTGATATCTCATTGTACCTCTTCAACGAGTTTGCTAGCAATGTTTTGTGCCTGGATGAGCATAGATGCATCCATGCATGCTAAAGATAGAACCAATGCACCACACCAGTTACCTTTCTTAAATGGGGCATCAAAACCCCAGTCCACCAATCCAAAAGTACGGTCGGTGCCAAAAATCCACCGATTGGCATAAAGACATTGTTATGGCCCCAGAACAAACaaagtttttaaatgttctgGTTTTGGGTTGACAACATTTCTTTTGAATATATCTTGTTGTATgttattcaacttttttttcattttttctccaGTTCTTCCTCCGTGTCAACCACAAATGATAGAAGGTATTGTCCTATTGtaaattctttgttttgtggtgATCTATTCTTTAATCCCACGCTGTATCATAAAACTCGTAACAGGCTTGTCCCATTATGGGCAGGAAGGTTATCTTGTCATAGTCTTTCCTCTAAGTTCTTTTTTGTGAatcttgttttaattttaatacaAATACAGACAGTTTGACCATTTTACGCTTGCAAGCGGAGAAAGCCATCAGCACCCTGTGTGGTACAGAGGTGCTCGAAAGCAGTTTTACTTTCGCTTCTTGCGAgagaatatttattgagaaaaagcagggtgggggtgagagtgaacAGATTTCAAGGGTCACCTCTGcaaactggttaatcagtgcagAGGGTCTTAGctctttgttttacaaggttgTGGAAACAGATACTAGTGGAGCGTTTTAGATAACTAattaagcaagaatgtttccacacctAACAACAGACATTTTGCTACCAAATCTTCCAATGTACATAGCTCTATtgtatatgaaaaaaaagcaccacaAAAGATTTGATAAGGATAAGCCAAAATCATAACGAATGGCCTTAATGTCAATTACTTCCTTTCGTTCTTTCTCCTGTGCTCTTCTCCAACGACAGTGGACATTGTCCTCAGGGTGAAGCCTCCACCATCCGACGATGATCTACAGCCATTAGATATTGTTGATCTTTTGAGGGCTGCTGTTGATGATGTCTCTGTACCATTTGAGATAGCAGATGATTTAACACTAACAAGCTGGAATTTGACCACAGGTGAGAACTTCTTTCAATTTATTAATCCCATGGATAAATGGATGAATTTAATGTTTCCAAATAGGTTACTAATACATTTGTGACGATGTCTTTTAAGCCTGCTATCCAAACTCTACGGGAGGACGACACAAGTGTCAGTGTGAGGATATGTTTCgatggtcatgtgacatctgTGACACTTTTGATACATGCAGCAATGACAGTACACTAACGTGTGACTGCATTTTGGGAATTCCTTCATTTGGGCAGTTCTGTGAACCAATTTCACGTAAGTGGGTCCTGTATAAAATTGTCGAAATAACAGTTGCCAGCGATTGTACATTCTACCATTTCCCTCTGCTAAATAGAATTTGAAGCAGCAACAGAATTATATTGCTAATATTATTAGGGTAATGTTATTGATGGTTTTGAATAATTGGGGCATGACCCGAATGATGGCCCAATTGCTTTGAGTTCTTTAGCAGTAGTTTGATATCTCATTGTACCTCTTCAACGAGTTTGCTAGCAATGTTTTGTGCCTGGATGAGCATAGATGCATCCATGCATGCTAAAGATAGAACCAATGCACCACACCAGTTACCTTTCTTAAATGGGGCATCAAAACCCCAGTCCACCAATCCAAAAGTACGGTCGGTGCCAAAAATCCACCGATTGGCATAAAGACATTGTTATGGCCCCAGAACAAACaaagtttttaaatgttctgGTTTTGGGTTGACAACATTTCTTTTGAATATATCTTGTTGTATgttattcaacttttttttcattttttctccaGTTCTTCCTCAGTGTCAACCACAAATGATAGAAGGTATTGTCCTATTGtaaattctttgttttgtggtgATCTATTCTTTAATCCCACGCTGTATCATAAAACTCGTAACAGGCTTGTCCCATTATGGGCAGGAAAGTTATCTTGTTATAGTCTTTGTTGTAAGTTGATCCATACTGTAATTCTTTTTTGTAaatccttttttaattttaatacaGATACACTGTAATGCACAGGTGTATATATATCCATTCTATATACAAATGAAACTGTCTGTAGAAGTGGCGAAGGGTTCAAGTtggcacaaaatgttttcttcttcagacagcgggttgtaaaaaaaataattgagaagaactGTTTTAGACAGACTTTTTGCTACCAAATCTTCCACTGTACATTCCACTGTGCTCTATCGTATATGAAAAAAGAGCACCACAAAAGGTTTGATAAGGATAAGCCAAAATGGCCTGACGAATGGCCTTATTGTAAATCAATTCCTTTTGTTCTTTCTCCCGTGCTCTTCTCCTGCGACAGTGGACATTGTCCTCAGGGTGAACCCTCCACCATCCGACGATGATCTACAGCCATTAGATATCGTTGATCTTTTGAGGGCTGCTGTGGATAATGTCTCTGTACCATTTGAGATCACAGATGATGTAACACTAAAAAATTGGAATTTGACCACAGGTGAGAATTTCTGACAGTTTATTAATTCCCTGGAtgaatttaatgtttttaaaaagcataGGTTACTAATAAATTTGTAACAATGTCTTTTAAGCCTGCTATCCAAACTCTGCGGGAGCACAAAAGTGTCAGTGTGAGGATTTGTTTGgatggtcatgtgacatctgTGACACTTTTGATACATGCAGCAATACCAATACACCAACATGTGACTGCATTTTTGGAATTCCTTCATTTGGGCAGTTCTGTGAACCAATTTCAAGTAAGTGGGTCCTGTATGAAATTGTCGAAATAACAGTTGCCAGCGATTTTACATTCTTTCATTTCCGTCTGCTAAATTGGATTGAAGCAGTAAGAGTATCATATTGCTAATAAATATTATTAGGGTGTGTTATTGATTGTTTGGAGCATGACCCGATTGATGGCCCAATTGCTTTGAGTAGTTTAGCAGGAGTTTAATATCTCATTGTACCTCTGCAACGAGTTTGCtagaatgtgtgtgtctggatgAGCATagatgcatgcatgcatgctaaAGCTACAACCAATGCACCACACCAGTTCCCTTTCTTAAATGGGGCATCAAAACCCCAGTCCACCAATCCAAAAGTACGATCGGTGCCAGAAATCCACAGATTGGAGTAAAGACATTGCTAAATGCCCACAACAACGTTTTTAAATATTCTGGTTTTGGGTCGacaatattttctttgaatATATCTTGTATGTTattcaactgttttttttcattttttctccaCAGCTCTCTCTCCGTGTCAACCACAAAGAGAAGGAGGTATTATTGTATTCTTTGTTTTATGGTGATCTAGACTTTTTGCGACCAAATCTTCCAATGTACAAAGCTCTATCATATATGAAAAAAGAGCACCACAAAAGGTTTGATAAGGATAAGCCAAAATGGCCTGACGAATGGCCTTATTGTAAATTAATTCCTTTTATTCTGTCTCCTCTACTCTCCTTCAGCGATAGTGGACATTGTCCTTACGTTGAGCCCTCCACAATTCGATGATGATCTACAGCCATTAGATATCATTGCTCTTTTGAGGTCTGCTGTGGCGGATGTCTCTGTACTATTTGAGATTTCAGATAATTTAATACTGACAAGCTGGAATTTGACCACAGGTGAGAACCTTTTTCAATTCATCAATCCCCAGGATAAATGGATGAGTTTAATGTTTCTAAATAGAGTAATACATTTTTGACTATGCCTTTTAAGCCTGCTATCCAAACTCTACGGGAGGACGCGAGTGTCAGTGTGAAGACTTGTTTGGATGGACATGTGACATCTGTGACACTTTTGACACATGCAGCGATACCAGTACACCAACCTGTGACTGCATTTTTGGTATTCCTCCATCTGGGGACTACTGTGTACCGGTCTCAAGTAAGTGGTTCTGATATAAAACTGTCGAAATAACAATCGCCTTATGAATGTCGAGCGATTCACATGCTTaatgtgaattattattattacatttttattaagcTGTGAA
The Syngnathus acus chromosome 24, fSynAcu1.2, whole genome shotgun sequence genome window above contains:
- the LOC119117716 gene encoding uncharacterized protein LOC119117716 isoform X3 — encoded protein: MIWFSFLFLSTARVTLLKALRFGLLLLLGAYIFCWNKDYIESHQLFFKELTHRKQTDSHGREKRNGITTPPTQQITATVDIVLRVKPPPFDDDLQPLDIVDLLRAAVDDVSVPFEIADNLTLTSWNLTTACYPNSTGGRHKCQCEDLFGWSCDICDTFDTCSNISTPTCDCVFGIPSFGQFCEPISILPPCQPQMIEATVDIILRVKPPPSDDDLQPLDIVDLLRAAVDDVSVPFEIADDLTLTSWNLTTACYPNSTGGRHKCQCEDMFRWSCDICDTFDTCSNDSTLTCDCILGIPSFGQFCEPISLLPPCQPQMIEATVDIVLRVKPPPSDDDLQPLDIVDLLRAAVDDVSVPFEIADDLTLTSWNLTTACYPNSTGGRHKCQCEDMFRWSCDICDTFDTCSNDSTLTCDCILGIPSFGQFCEPISLLPQCQPQMIEATVDIVLRVNPPPSDDDLQPLDIVDLLRAAVDNVSVPFEITDDVTLKNWNLTTACYPNSAGAQKCQCEDLFGWSCDICDTFDTCSNTNTPTCDCIFGIPSFGQFCEPISTLSPCQPQREGAIVDIVLTLSPPQFDDDLQPLDIIALLRSAVADVSVLFEISDNLILTSWNLTTACYPNSTGGRECQCEDLFGWTCDICDTFDTCSDTSTPTCDCIFGIPPSGDYCVPVSTLSSCLEGIELLYNLCCKLTLKLVIGPTCHIMGRKVILLSLSLTFLSPQPGFE
- the LOC119117716 gene encoding uncharacterized protein LOC119117716 isoform X2 produces the protein MDPFINKTKARVTLLKALRFGLLLLLGAYIFCWNKDYIESHQLFFKELTHRKQTDSHGREKRNAIGNSSAANCSTESVDIFLSINISRIRPIELVNQLREALENVLIPFNITEDLMVVESLNLTTACYKNSTGGNQCHCEDELLWSEDICDTFGACNAQTQTCDCVNGIPFGQFCKPRITTPPTQQITATVDIVLRVKPPPFDDDLQPLDIVDLLRAAVDDVSVPFEIADNLTLTSWNLTTACYPNSTGGRHKCQCEDLFGWSCDICDTFDTCSNISTPTCDCVFGIPSFGQFCEPISILPPCQPQMIEATVDIILRVKPPPSDDDLQPLDIVDLLRAAVDDVSVPFEIADDLTLTSWNLTTACYPNSTGGRHKCQCEDMFRWSCDICDTFDTCSNDSTLTCDCILGIPSFGQFCEPISLLPPCQPQMIEATVDIVLRVKPPPSDDDLQPLDIVDLLRAAVDDVSVPFEIADDLTLTSWNLTTACYPNSTGGRHKCQCEDMFRWSCDICDTFDTCSNDSTLTCDCILGIPSFGQFCEPISLLPQCQPQMIEATVDIVLRVNPPPSDDDLQPLDIVDLLRAAVDNVSVPFEITDDVTLKNWNLTTACYPNSAGAQKCQCEDLFGWSCDICDTFDTCSNTNTPTCDCIFGIPSFGQFCEPISTLSPCQPQREGAIVDIVLTLSPPQFDDDLQPLDIIALLRSAVADVSVLFEISDNLILTSWNLTTACYPNSTGGRECQCEDLFGWTCDICDTFDTCSDTSTPTCDCIFGIPPSGDYCVPVSTLSSCLEGIELLYNLCCKLTLKLVIGPTCHIMGRKVILLSLSLTFLSPQPGFE
- the LOC119117716 gene encoding uncharacterized protein LOC119117716 isoform X6 gives rise to the protein MIWFSFLFLSTARVTLLKALRFGLLLLLGAYIFCWNKDYIESHQLFFKELTHRKQTDSHGREKRNAIGNSSAANCSTESVDIFLSINISRIRPIELVNQLREALENVLIPFNITEDLMVVESLNLTTACYKNSTGGNQCHCEDELLWSEDICDTFGACNAQTQTCDCVNGIPFGQFCKPRITTPPTQQITATVDIVLRVKPPPFDDDLQPLDIVDLLRAAVDDVSVPFEIADNLTLTSWNLTTACYPNSTGGRHKCQCEDLFGWSCDICDTFDTCSNISTPTCDCVFGIPSFGQFCEPISILPPCQPQMIEATVDIILRVKPPPSDDDLQPLDIVDLLRAAVDDVSVPFEIADDLTLTSWNLTTACYPNSTGGRHKCQCEDMFRWSCDICDTFDTCSNDSTLTCDCILGIPSFGQFCEPISLLPPCQPQMIEATVDIVLRVKPPPSDDDLQPLDIVDLLRAAVDDVSVPFEIADDLTLTSWNLTTACYPNSAGAQKCQCEDLFGWSCDICDTFDTCSNTNTPTCDCIFGIPSFGQFCEPISTLSPCQPQREGAIVDIVLTLSPPQFDDDLQPLDIIALLRSAVADVSVLFEISDNLILTSWNLTTACYPNSTGGRECQCEDLFGWTCDICDTFDTCSDTSTPTCDCIFGIPPSGDYCVPVSTLSSCLEGIELLYNLCCKLTLKLVIGPTCHIMGRKVILLSLSLTFLSPQPGFE
- the LOC119117716 gene encoding uncharacterized protein LOC119117716 isoform X7; this translates as MIWFSFLFLSTARVTLLKALRFGLLLLLGAYIFCWNKDYIESHQLFFKELTHRKQTDSHGREKRNAIGNSSAANCSTESVDIFLSINISRIRPIELVNQLREALENVLIPFNITEDLMVVESLNLTTACYKNSTGGNQCHCEDELLWSEDICDTFGACNAQTQTCDCVNGIPFGQFCKPRITTPPTQQITATVDIVLRVKPPPFDDDLQPLDIVDLLRAAVDDVSVPFEIADNLTLTSWNLTTACYPNSTGGRHKCQCEDLFGWSCDICDTFDTCSNISTPTCDCVFGIPSFGQFCEPISILPPCQPQMIEATVDIVLRVKPPPSDDDLQPLDIVDLLRAAVDDVSVPFEIADDLTLTSWNLTTACYPNSTGGRHKCQCEDMFRWSCDICDTFDTCSNDSTLTCDCILGIPSFGQFCEPISLLPQCQPQMIEATVDIVLRVNPPPSDDDLQPLDIVDLLRAAVDNVSVPFEITDDVTLKNWNLTTACYPNSAGAQKCQCEDLFGWSCDICDTFDTCSNTNTPTCDCIFGIPSFGQFCEPISTLSPCQPQREGAIVDIVLTLSPPQFDDDLQPLDIIALLRSAVADVSVLFEISDNLILTSWNLTTACYPNSTGGRECQCEDLFGWTCDICDTFDTCSDTSTPTCDCIFGIPPSGDYCVPVSTLSSCLEGIELLYNLCCKLTLKLVIGPTCHIMGRKVILLSLSLTFLSPQPGFE
- the LOC119117716 gene encoding uncharacterized protein LOC119117716 isoform X1, which produces MIWFSFLFLSTARVTLLKALRFGLLLLLGAYIFCWNKDYIESHQLFFKELTHRKQTDSHGREKRNAIGNSSAANCSTESVDIFLSINISRIRPIELVNQLREALENVLIPFNITEDLMVVESLNLTTACYKNSTGGNQCHCEDELLWSEDICDTFGACNAQTQTCDCVNGIPFGQFCKPRITTPPTQQITATVDIVLRVKPPPFDDDLQPLDIVDLLRAAVDDVSVPFEIADNLTLTSWNLTTACYPNSTGGRHKCQCEDLFGWSCDICDTFDTCSNISTPTCDCVFGIPSFGQFCEPISILPPCQPQMIEATVDIILRVKPPPSDDDLQPLDIVDLLRAAVDDVSVPFEIADDLTLTSWNLTTACYPNSTGGRHKCQCEDMFRWSCDICDTFDTCSNDSTLTCDCILGIPSFGQFCEPISLLPPCQPQMIEATVDIVLRVKPPPSDDDLQPLDIVDLLRAAVDDVSVPFEIADDLTLTSWNLTTACYPNSTGGRHKCQCEDMFRWSCDICDTFDTCSNDSTLTCDCILGIPSFGQFCEPISLLPQCQPQMIEATVDIVLRVNPPPSDDDLQPLDIVDLLRAAVDNVSVPFEITDDVTLKNWNLTTACYPNSAGAQKCQCEDLFGWSCDICDTFDTCSNTNTPTCDCIFGIPSFGQFCEPISTLSPCQPQREGAIVDIVLTLSPPQFDDDLQPLDIIALLRSAVADVSVLFEISDNLILTSWNLTTACYPNSTGGRECQCEDLFGWTCDICDTFDTCSDTSTPTCDCIFGIPPSGDYCVPVSTLSSCLEGIELLYNLCCKLTLKLVIGPTCHIMGRKVILLSLSLTFLSPQPGFE
- the LOC119117716 gene encoding uncharacterized protein LOC119117716 isoform X5, giving the protein MIWFSFLFLSTARVTLLKALRFGLLLLLGAYIFCWNKDYIESHQLFFKELTHRKQTDSHGREKRNAIGNSSAANCSTESVDIFLSINISRIRPIELVNQLREALENVLIPFNITEDLMVVESLNLTTACYKNSTGGNQCHCEDELLWSEDICDTFGACNAQTQTCDCVNGIPFGQFCKPRITTPPTQQITATVDIVLRVKPPPFDDDLQPLDIVDLLRAAVDDVSVPFEIADNLTLTSWNLTTACYPNSTGGRHKCQCEDLFGWSCDICDTFDTCSNISTPTCDCVFGIPSFGQFCEPISILPPCQPQMIEATVDIILRVKPPPSDDDLQPLDIVDLLRAAVDDVSVPFEIADDLTLTSWNLTTACYPNSTGGRHKCQCEDMFRWSCDICDTFDTCSNDSTLTCDCILGIPSFGQFCEPISLLPPCQPQMIEATVDIVLRVKPPPSDDDLQPLDIVDLLRAAVDDVSVPFEIADDLTLTSWNLTTACYPNSTGGRHKCQCEDMFRWSCDICDTFDTCSNDSTLTCDCILGIPSFGQFCEPISLLPQCQPQMIEATVDIVLRVNPPPSDDDLQPLDIVDLLRAAVDNVSVPFEITDDVTLKNWNLTTACYPNSTGGRECQCEDLFGWTCDICDTFDTCSDTSTPTCDCIFGIPPSGDYCVPVSTLSSCLEGIELLYNLCCKLTLKLVIGPTCHIMGRKVILLSLSLTFLSPQPGFE
- the LOC119117716 gene encoding uncharacterized protein LOC119117716 isoform X4 gives rise to the protein MIWFSFLFLSTARVTLLKALRFGLLLLLGAYIFCWNKDYIESHQLFFKELTHRKQTDSHGREKRNAIGNSSAANCSTESVDIFLSINISRIRPIELVNQLREALENVLIPFNITEDLMVVESLNLTTACYKNSTGGNQCHCEDELLWSEDICDTFGACNAQTQTCDCVNGIPFGQFCKPRITTPPTQQITATVDIVLRVKPPPFDDDLQPLDIVDLLRAAVDDVSVPFEIADNLTLTSWNLTTACYPNSTGGRHKCQCEDLFGWSCDICDTFDTCSNISTPTCDCVFGIPSFGQFCEPISILPPCQPQMIEATVDIILRVKPPPSDDDLQPLDIVDLLRAAVDDVSVPFEIADDLTLTSWNLTTACYPNSTGGRHKCQCEDMFRWSCDICDTFDTCSNDSTLTCDCILGIPSFGQFCEPISLLPPCQPQMIEATVDIVLRVKPPPSDDDLQPLDIVDLLRAAVDDVSVPFEIADDLTLTSWNLTTACYPNSTGGRHKCQCEDMFRWSCDICDTFDTCSNDSTLTCDCILGIPSFGQFCEPISLLPQCQPQMIEAIVDIVLTLSPPQFDDDLQPLDIIALLRSAVADVSVLFEISDNLILTSWNLTTACYPNSTGGRECQCEDLFGWTCDICDTFDTCSDTSTPTCDCIFGIPPSGDYCVPVSTLSSCLEGIELLYNLCCKLTLKLVIGPTCHIMGRKVILLSLSLTFLSPQPGFE